From a single Lewinella sp. LCG006 genomic region:
- the sufC gene encoding Fe-S cluster assembly ATPase SufC, whose translation MLTIKDLQASIEDKAILRGINLDIKPGEIHAIMGPNGSGKSTLANVLAGREEYEVTGGSIDYLGEDLLEMEVEERAHAGMFLAFQYPVEIPGVSNATFLKSSVNAVRVARGEEELKPVEVLKLLRAKAKMLGIDESFLKRSLNEGFSGGEKKRNEMLQMALLEPKLAVLDETDSGLDIDALKIVADAVNQLRSPDRSFIIVTHYQRLLNYIVPDYVHVLFEGRIVKSGDKSLALELEEKGYDWIKAEQSATV comes from the coding sequence ATGCTCACGATTAAGGATCTCCAAGCATCCATTGAAGACAAGGCTATCCTCCGGGGTATTAATCTGGATATTAAGCCCGGTGAAATTCACGCCATCATGGGCCCTAACGGTTCTGGCAAAAGCACCCTGGCTAATGTACTAGCAGGCCGCGAAGAATACGAAGTAACCGGTGGTTCGATTGATTACCTCGGTGAAGATTTGCTCGAAATGGAAGTAGAAGAGAGAGCACACGCAGGTATGTTTCTTGCTTTCCAGTACCCTGTAGAAATTCCAGGTGTAAGCAACGCTACTTTCCTCAAAAGCTCCGTGAATGCGGTTCGCGTAGCACGCGGTGAAGAAGAGTTGAAGCCCGTGGAAGTATTGAAACTCCTTCGCGCTAAAGCTAAGATGTTAGGCATTGACGAGTCTTTCCTCAAGCGTTCTTTGAACGAAGGTTTTTCTGGTGGGGAAAAGAAGCGTAACGAAATGCTGCAAATGGCTCTTTTAGAGCCAAAGCTGGCTGTTCTTGACGAAACCGATAGTGGTCTTGACATCGACGCCTTGAAGATTGTTGCGGACGCCGTCAATCAATTGCGCAGTCCTGATCGTTCTTTCATCATCGTGACGCACTACCAGCGTCTGCTTAATTACATCGTTCCGGATTACGTTCACGTCCTCTTTGAAGGACGCATCGTAAAGTCTGGCGACAAGAGCCTGGCCCTCGAACTTGAGGAAAAAGGATACGACTGGATCAAAGCTGAGCAATCAGCTACCGTTTAA
- a CDS encoding cation diffusion facilitator family transporter — MRTAIISLVSNLLLAIAKGVAGVLGNSFALIADAIESTTDVFSSSLVLLGLKYSTKPPDENHPYGHGKIEPVVTFIVVGFLIVSATIIVTQAIHNIREPHDIPKPFTLIVLGAIILVKEISYRYVHRKGQEVQSTSLQADAWHHRSDAITSLIAFLGITWALWMGPGYECADDWAAIVAAGFIVFNAYLILRPALGEIMDEQFYDDMIQQIHDIAANVEGAIEIEKCFIRKSGMTYHADIHLVVDGDISVRTGHDIAHQLKDHIRAAMPEMADVLVHVEPWEGE, encoded by the coding sequence ATCCGCACCGCCATTATTAGTTTGGTTTCCAATCTGCTCCTGGCGATCGCCAAAGGAGTAGCTGGAGTGTTGGGTAATTCCTTCGCGCTGATAGCTGATGCTATTGAATCTACGACCGACGTATTTTCTTCTTCGCTGGTATTGCTCGGCCTGAAGTATTCTACCAAGCCACCCGATGAAAATCATCCCTATGGGCACGGAAAGATAGAACCCGTAGTGACGTTTATCGTTGTAGGTTTTCTGATTGTCTCGGCCACGATCATTGTCACTCAAGCAATTCACAATATCCGGGAGCCTCATGATATTCCCAAGCCCTTTACCTTGATTGTTCTGGGAGCGATCATTTTGGTCAAAGAAATTTCTTATCGCTATGTTCACCGCAAGGGGCAAGAAGTACAGAGTACCTCCCTGCAGGCCGATGCCTGGCACCACCGCAGCGACGCCATCACTTCATTAATTGCTTTTTTGGGGATCACCTGGGCCCTTTGGATGGGGCCTGGCTACGAATGTGCCGATGATTGGGCCGCTATTGTAGCGGCGGGCTTTATCGTCTTCAATGCTTATCTGATCTTGCGCCCGGCGCTGGGTGAGATTATGGATGAACAATTCTATGATGATATGATTCAGCAAATTCACGACATTGCCGCGAATGTAGAAGGAGCCATCGAAATTGAAAAGTGTTTTATCCGCAAATCAGGAATGACTTACCATGCCGACATTCACCTCGTTGTAGATGGTGACATCAGCGTAAGAACCGGCCACGATATTGCACACCAGCTTAAAGACCACATTCGAGCAGCTATGCCAGAAATGGCGGATGTGTTGGTGCACGTGGAGCCTTGGGAAGGGGAGTAG
- the sufD gene encoding Fe-S cluster assembly protein SufD, whose amino-acid sequence MSAILQDQDTATKDWYKQLFQTYRQGLNGHSEHPLAQFRLAAYEQLEGQDFPTRREEDWKYSGAPIARMMENRFQATSAPTVDAKTIAAYQIPELTAATFVFVNGVFQEALSASTLPKGVSVEHISTALENNEKRTWIEDQVAQAGGTEHNTFLPLNRAFAQHGLYIETERNAQVDLPIYCLYLNTPNEEAHLSNPQLFVRVRSGSTLSFIERFQATPATGSYFTNVANWISVEDNAHCHHYKLQMENGQALLIHNTLVRQGRDSTYSNYSLDLGGKVVRNNLATTLLGSNTNTNYYGVYLGDQQQHIDNQTFIDHAVPHCQSNELYKGILTDYARGVFNGKVMVRQDAQKTNAFQQNSSLVLSKNAIMDAKPQLEIFADDVRCSHGATIGQLDETSVFFLRSRGLSEAQARQLLQQAFLGEVIETMPNEAVQAYAMEMLVAKLLG is encoded by the coding sequence ATGTCAGCAATTTTGCAAGATCAAGATACTGCCACCAAAGACTGGTACAAGCAATTGTTCCAGACTTATCGGCAAGGGCTCAACGGGCATAGCGAACACCCTCTAGCTCAGTTTCGCCTGGCTGCTTACGAGCAGTTGGAAGGACAAGATTTCCCTACCCGTCGGGAGGAAGACTGGAAATATTCCGGTGCGCCCATCGCGCGGATGATGGAAAACCGCTTTCAGGCAACCAGTGCTCCTACAGTGGATGCTAAAACGATAGCAGCTTACCAGATTCCTGAGCTTACAGCAGCGACTTTCGTCTTTGTGAATGGCGTTTTTCAGGAAGCTCTCTCGGCCAGCACGCTCCCTAAGGGTGTAAGCGTTGAGCATATCAGCACTGCTCTTGAAAACAATGAGAAGCGTACCTGGATTGAAGATCAAGTAGCGCAAGCAGGAGGTACCGAACACAATACCTTTTTGCCGCTCAACCGGGCTTTCGCCCAACATGGCCTCTACATCGAGACCGAGCGCAATGCCCAGGTAGACCTGCCGATCTATTGCCTTTACTTGAACACCCCCAACGAGGAAGCTCACCTAAGCAATCCCCAGCTGTTTGTGCGGGTACGTAGCGGAAGCACGCTTTCTTTTATCGAGCGTTTTCAGGCAACACCAGCTACTGGCAGCTACTTCACAAACGTAGCCAACTGGATCAGTGTAGAAGACAACGCCCACTGCCATCACTACAAACTCCAAATGGAGAATGGACAGGCGCTGCTAATACACAATACTTTGGTACGCCAGGGACGCGATAGCACTTACAGTAATTACAGCCTCGACTTGGGTGGAAAAGTAGTTCGTAACAACCTTGCTACTACCCTACTCGGTTCTAATACCAACACCAACTATTACGGTGTTTACCTCGGCGACCAGCAGCAGCACATTGATAACCAAACTTTTATCGACCACGCTGTACCGCATTGCCAGAGCAACGAATTGTATAAAGGTATCCTCACGGATTATGCCCGTGGCGTATTCAATGGTAAAGTAATGGTACGCCAGGATGCCCAGAAAACCAATGCTTTCCAGCAAAACAGCAGCCTGGTACTCTCCAAGAATGCCATCATGGACGCCAAGCCTCAGCTCGAAATCTTTGCGGATGACGTTCGGTGTAGCCACGGTGCCACCATTGGCCAACTCGACGAGACCAGCGTATTCTTCCTCCGTAGTCGCGGATTATCAGAAGCGCAAGCGCGGCAATTGTTACAGCAAGCTTTCCTCGGCGAGGTGATTGAAACGATGCCCAACGAAGCGGTACAGGCTTACGCGATGGAGATGTTGGTGGCGAAATTGTTGGGATAG
- a CDS encoding iron-sulfur cluster assembly protein produces MDKEAIKENIIAAIKTVMDPEIPADIYELGLIYTIEIDDAGKVLIEMTLTSPMCPVADSMPMEVQEKVIAVEGVTDIDLRVVFDPPWDKSKMSDEALLLLDMF; encoded by the coding sequence ATGGATAAAGAGGCTATCAAAGAAAACATCATTGCCGCCATAAAAACCGTAATGGATCCGGAAATCCCCGCCGATATCTACGAGCTGGGCCTTATCTACACCATTGAGATCGACGATGCCGGTAAGGTACTCATCGAGATGACCCTCACCAGCCCCATGTGCCCGGTGGCCGACTCCATGCCTATGGAAGTACAGGAGAAGGTGATCGCCGTAGAGGGCGTAACGGATATCGACCTCCGGGTCGTGTTTGATCCCCCCTGGGACAAGAGTAAGATGAGTGACGAGGCACTGTTGTTGCTGGATATGTTTTAG
- a CDS encoding VOC family protein, protein MLGLRTTIYQVPDLAAAKAWYSKAFSTAPYFDEPFYVGFNIGGFELGLLPAEKATTGQPDNVLSYWGVEDIEAVYQHLLNLGATTHESPHSVGGPLLVATVRDPWDNVIGLIYNPAFPNTITEKMSHP, encoded by the coding sequence ATGCTCGGATTACGTACCACCATCTATCAAGTACCCGATTTAGCAGCAGCTAAAGCCTGGTACAGCAAAGCTTTTTCTACTGCTCCTTATTTCGATGAGCCCTTCTATGTTGGCTTCAATATTGGTGGTTTCGAGCTGGGCTTATTGCCCGCAGAAAAGGCCACTACTGGCCAGCCCGACAATGTACTCTCCTATTGGGGTGTAGAGGATATTGAAGCTGTTTATCAACATTTACTGAACCTGGGAGCTACCACCCACGAATCACCTCACAGTGTCGGCGGTCCCCTGCTTGTAGCTACCGTTCGCGACCCGTGGGACAATGTTATTGGCCTCATTTACAATCCGGCATTCCCGAATACCATTACCGAAAAAATGAGTCACCCCTGA
- a CDS encoding SufE family protein, giving the protein MTINEIQDEIIEEFSFFDDWMDKYEYLISLGKDLPLIDEKYKDEQHLIKGCQSRVWLHAEQDAGQVAFTADSDAIITKGIIGLLVRVLSAQSPQEVAQADLYFVDKIGLHEHLSPTRSNGLRSMVKQMKLYGMAMAAQNDQSNG; this is encoded by the coding sequence ATGACGATCAACGAAATACAAGACGAAATCATCGAAGAGTTTTCCTTTTTTGATGATTGGATGGACAAATACGAATACCTCATCAGCCTGGGCAAAGACCTGCCCCTGATTGATGAAAAGTACAAAGACGAGCAACACCTGATCAAAGGCTGCCAAAGCCGGGTTTGGTTGCACGCAGAACAGGATGCGGGCCAAGTTGCCTTTACCGCCGATAGCGATGCCATCATCACCAAAGGCATCATTGGTTTGCTGGTACGCGTACTTTCGGCGCAAAGCCCACAGGAGGTAGCCCAGGCAGACCTCTACTTTGTTGATAAAATAGGCTTGCACGAACACCTCTCCCCTACCCGTTCCAACGGCCTGCGTAGTATGGTCAAGCAAATGAAACTTTACGGAATGGCCATGGCCGCTCAAAACGATCAAAGCAATGGATAA
- a CDS encoding MBL fold metallo-hydrolase — protein sequence MKRRSFLQSSALLAGATLVPQQAWLRNFLLPAGELTAIRRNISFYTERGGTIVTLLTPEHSVVVDTQFPEQAGNLLALMKNTNAKPLDLLVNTHHHGDHTSGNIAFKGMVNTHVAHANSLANQERVAKENDKLAETLLPGTTYTDKWSQRIGDETVSLHYFGPGHTNGDSMVHFEEANVVHTGDLMFNRRFPYIDKSAGADIGNWIEVLRQARRTFDKDTFYVFGHSGEGYPVTGTAADLKAMSHFLKMSLRYVKKAKRQGTTLEQLLEKTTTIPGAPEYKGGGIERVLNAAWEEI from the coding sequence ATGAAACGCAGATCCTTCCTTCAATCTTCGGCCTTGCTGGCTGGAGCAACTTTAGTTCCACAACAAGCATGGCTTCGTAACTTCTTATTGCCAGCGGGTGAGTTGACGGCTATTCGGCGCAACATCAGTTTTTATACGGAGCGAGGTGGTACCATCGTAACCTTATTGACCCCTGAACACAGCGTAGTGGTTGATACCCAGTTTCCGGAGCAAGCGGGCAATTTGTTGGCATTGATGAAAAATACCAATGCTAAGCCCTTGGATTTATTGGTGAATACGCATCATCACGGTGACCATACCTCGGGAAATATTGCCTTTAAAGGAATGGTGAACACCCACGTAGCACACGCCAATTCACTGGCCAATCAGGAAAGGGTGGCGAAAGAGAACGATAAATTGGCGGAGACCTTACTACCCGGCACTACCTACACCGATAAATGGTCGCAGCGCATAGGCGACGAAACGGTGAGCCTCCACTATTTCGGTCCCGGCCATACGAATGGGGACTCGATGGTGCATTTTGAAGAAGCCAACGTGGTACATACGGGTGACTTGATGTTTAACCGACGCTTCCCCTACATTGATAAGTCAGCCGGTGCGGACATCGGCAATTGGATTGAAGTACTCCGACAGGCACGTCGGACTTTTGATAAAGATACTTTCTACGTCTTTGGCCACAGTGGAGAGGGCTACCCCGTGACGGGTACTGCAGCCGACCTGAAAGCCATGTCGCACTTCCTGAAAATGTCACTGCGCTACGTCAAAAAAGCCAAGCGCCAAGGAACAACGCTGGAACAATTGCTGGAAAAAACGACCACCATCCCCGGTGCTCCGGAATACAAAGGCGGCGGCATTGAACGCGTGTTGAACGCGGCTTGGGAGGAGATTTAG
- the sufB gene encoding Fe-S cluster assembly protein SufB: protein MSDSMQTLEQHTQSEYKYGFTSDIETDIFPVGLNEEVVRMISAKKNEPEFLTEWRLQAFRHWQTMTEPEWPNVDYKKVDYQSISYYAAPKTKPQYESLDEVDPELLATFNKLGIPLEEQKFLAGVAVDAVIDSVSVKTTYTEKLGELGIIFCSFSEAVHNHPELIKKYLGTVVPHTDNFFAALNSAVFSDGSFVYIPKGVRCPMELSTYFRINAANTGQFERTLIVAEDSSYVSYLEGCTAPMRDENQLHAAVVELVALDNAEIKYSTVQNWYPGDSEGKGGIYNFVTKRGICQGRNSKISWTQVETGSAITWKYPSCILKGDNSIGEFYSVAVTNNKQQADTGTKMIHIGKNTKSTIISKGISAGRSHNSYRGLVKVGKRAENAHNFSQCDSLLMGDRCGAHTFPYLEIENSTAKVEHEATTSKIGEDQMFYLKQRGLSEEDAINMIVNGYCKEVFNELPMEFAAEAQKLLAISLEGSVG from the coding sequence ATGAGCGATTCAATGCAGACTTTGGAGCAACACACCCAAAGTGAATACAAATACGGCTTCACCAGTGACATCGAAACGGATATCTTTCCGGTTGGGTTGAATGAAGAGGTCGTACGCATGATTTCTGCAAAAAAGAACGAACCTGAGTTTCTAACCGAATGGCGCTTGCAGGCCTTCCGCCACTGGCAAACCATGACCGAACCGGAATGGCCTAATGTTGATTACAAGAAGGTAGATTATCAATCTATCAGCTACTATGCCGCTCCAAAAACGAAGCCACAGTACGAAAGTCTGGACGAAGTAGACCCGGAATTGCTAGCGACCTTCAACAAGTTGGGTATTCCCCTGGAAGAGCAAAAATTCCTGGCAGGGGTAGCTGTTGACGCAGTTATTGACAGTGTTTCGGTAAAGACGACTTATACCGAAAAGCTTGGTGAGCTAGGTATTATTTTCTGTTCATTCAGCGAAGCAGTACACAACCACCCCGAACTGATCAAGAAATACCTGGGAACTGTGGTTCCTCACACGGATAACTTCTTCGCGGCACTGAATTCTGCCGTATTTAGTGATGGTTCCTTTGTTTACATCCCGAAAGGCGTACGTTGCCCGATGGAATTGTCTACTTATTTTCGTATCAATGCGGCTAATACCGGACAGTTTGAACGTACACTCATCGTAGCGGAAGACAGCAGTTATGTAAGCTACCTGGAAGGTTGTACCGCACCGATGCGCGATGAGAACCAGCTACACGCCGCAGTGGTAGAACTCGTAGCACTGGATAATGCCGAGATCAAGTACTCTACGGTACAAAACTGGTACCCCGGTGACAGTGAAGGCAAAGGTGGTATTTACAACTTCGTTACCAAGCGTGGGATTTGCCAAGGAAGAAATTCCAAGATCAGCTGGACACAGGTGGAAACCGGTTCTGCCATTACTTGGAAGTACCCAAGTTGTATCCTCAAAGGCGACAACTCTATCGGCGAATTTTACTCTGTAGCCGTTACGAACAACAAGCAACAGGCCGATACCGGTACCAAGATGATTCACATTGGTAAAAACACCAAGAGTACCATCATCTCTAAAGGTATCTCTGCGGGACGTTCGCACAACTCTTACCGCGGATTGGTGAAAGTGGGCAAACGTGCTGAAAATGCACACAATTTCTCTCAGTGTGATTCGCTCCTGATGGGTGACCGTTGTGGTGCACACACCTTCCCTTATCTGGAAATTGAGAACAGCACCGCTAAAGTGGAACACGAAGCGACGACCTCAAAAATCGGGGAAGACCAAATGTTCTACCTCAAGCAACGCGGCCTCAGCGAAGAAGACGCCATCAACATGATCGTTAATGGTTACTGTAAAGAAGTTTTCAACGAACTTCCCATGGAATTCGCCGCTGAAGCGCAAAAACTACTTGCCATCAGTTTGGAAGGCAGCGTAGGTTAA
- a CDS encoding serine hydrolase domain-containing protein, with product MKYPITTLLFFLASYSLSAQAPPTADELLANTIANQQFAGLNAGIAVADEITWLGADGYCSEDQQTPCDVDTRQRIASISKTFTAVAALQLYEKGLLDLDLPIIHYLPDYPAFAAQKITARQLLHHTSGIGGYLSSKETETTQEYPTLAKAITVFQDRALLFEPGTQYYYTTYGYVLLGRVIEVASGQSFNHYIQENIFDKAGMEHSGVEVFDQLYPNKSAFFYRTQKGKIKVSKANNLSNRVPGGGIYSNTTDMLKFGQALLNGTLLSTSSLTLMQTYPDVDRGKNNPYGMGLFLYGDNPTVGPVIGHSGEQTGAAGQLMLLPEKNAVIIVLSNTAHAWRDAFQLSVSLFSFAER from the coding sequence ATGAAATACCCCATCACTACCCTCCTCTTCTTTCTTGCTAGCTATAGCCTTTCGGCCCAAGCGCCTCCCACGGCCGATGAACTCCTCGCTAACACTATTGCAAACCAGCAATTTGCGGGCCTCAATGCAGGCATCGCTGTTGCAGATGAGATCACCTGGCTAGGAGCAGATGGCTATTGTAGTGAAGACCAACAAACACCCTGTGATGTAGATACCCGACAGCGTATCGCCTCCATTTCCAAGACATTCACAGCGGTGGCAGCTTTACAATTGTACGAAAAGGGTCTCCTTGATCTCGATCTCCCAATTATCCATTATCTTCCTGATTATCCCGCTTTTGCTGCACAAAAAATCACCGCCAGGCAGCTGCTCCACCATACTTCCGGCATCGGCGGTTACCTATCCAGCAAAGAGACTGAAACTACGCAGGAATACCCCACCCTCGCCAAAGCCATTACTGTTTTTCAGGACCGAGCATTGCTTTTCGAGCCCGGCACCCAATACTATTACACCACTTACGGCTACGTACTACTTGGGCGAGTGATAGAAGTCGCCAGTGGCCAATCTTTCAATCATTACATCCAGGAAAATATTTTCGATAAAGCAGGAATGGAACACAGCGGTGTGGAAGTCTTTGATCAATTGTACCCCAACAAATCAGCCTTCTTTTATCGTACCCAAAAGGGAAAAATTAAAGTTTCCAAGGCCAACAACCTCAGCAATCGCGTTCCCGGTGGCGGCATCTATTCCAACACCACCGATATGCTAAAATTTGGTCAGGCCCTCCTTAACGGCACCTTGCTATCCACGAGTTCCCTCACATTGATGCAAACCTACCCGGATGTTGATCGTGGTAAAAACAACCCCTACGGCATGGGGCTCTTCCTTTATGGCGACAATCCAACTGTAGGTCCCGTCATCGGCCACAGCGGTGAACAAACAGGTGCTGCCGGGCAATTGATGCTACTCCCGGAAAAGAATGCGGTTATCATTGTCCTCTCCAACACCGCCCACGCCTGGCGAGATGCGTTTCAACTGTCGGTGAGTTTGTTTTCTTTTGCGGAGAGGTAG
- a CDS encoding LytTR family DNA-binding domain-containing protein, with protein sequence MIDKTSPSTNYRHQLLIAILMGAWLYLFLAIIGPFDVAELSLKVRIQLMVGYGFVTVFSYLLCIPVQNWLYRRLGYWNGLLEMVILLLFSIICLPSSYRYYITDWVRGDYGFPRFVLEIYIPTLVILLPLLVLARRFAARKATAFTVPASPTVVSASDWIQLSGSNKLDILRLRPGHLIAISAANNYVTVYYLENDALRKKLLRSTLTKMLEAVPFLLRVHRSHLINPHHFLEWKSPSTVVLTQMEVPITPAYKDDLMRRLQFRP encoded by the coding sequence ATGATCGATAAAACCTCTCCTTCCACCAACTACCGCCACCAGCTCCTGATCGCGATCCTGATGGGTGCGTGGCTGTACCTCTTTCTGGCCATTATTGGTCCTTTTGATGTGGCGGAGCTTAGCTTAAAAGTCAGGATACAACTCATGGTTGGGTACGGATTTGTTACGGTCTTCTCTTACCTGCTTTGTATTCCTGTTCAAAACTGGCTTTATCGTCGATTAGGGTACTGGAATGGGTTGCTGGAGATGGTCATCCTCCTGCTCTTCTCTATTATTTGTCTTCCCTCCTCATATCGCTATTACATTACGGATTGGGTTCGGGGAGATTATGGCTTTCCTCGTTTTGTCTTAGAGATTTATATCCCCACGCTCGTTATTTTACTTCCCTTGTTGGTACTTGCCCGACGGTTTGCCGCACGTAAAGCAACAGCATTTACCGTGCCAGCATCTCCTACAGTAGTCAGCGCTTCTGATTGGATACAATTGAGTGGCTCCAATAAGTTGGACATTTTGCGGCTTCGACCGGGTCATCTCATCGCCATCTCTGCTGCCAACAACTACGTTACTGTTTATTATCTAGAAAATGACGCTTTGCGCAAAAAGCTCCTTCGTAGCACCCTCACTAAAATGCTGGAGGCAGTACCTTTCCTTTTGCGCGTGCACCGCTCTCACCTGATCAATCCCCATCATTTTTTGGAGTGGAAGAGCCCCTCAACGGTGGTTTTAACCCAAATGGAGGTGCCCATAACACCCGCTTACAAAGATGACTTGATGCGAAGGTTGCAATTTCGTCCCTAA
- a CDS encoding SDR family oxidoreductase, with amino-acid sequence MKNAKIALVTGANRGLGKEVCRQLAEQGYRVILTSRTEDKGRAALADIAQDGLDIVYHQLDVNNDQSIATIKEWIINNYGRLDVLVNNAGINYDTWHNALNADLEECHETIEANLFGPWRMAQAFVPMMQANGFGRVVNVSSGAGALNGMDGGKPAYAMSKAALNVLTIKLAHLTANDNILVNAVCPGWVRTDMGGKEATRSIPEGAKGIVWAATIADGGPTGGFFRDGERIDW; translated from the coding sequence ATGAAAAACGCCAAAATAGCCCTGGTAACGGGCGCCAACCGTGGTTTAGGGAAAGAAGTATGTCGCCAGTTGGCTGAGCAAGGTTATCGGGTGATTCTCACCAGCAGAACCGAAGACAAAGGCCGTGCGGCCCTCGCGGACATTGCCCAAGATGGTTTGGATATCGTCTACCACCAGCTGGATGTCAACAACGATCAAAGCATTGCCACTATCAAGGAGTGGATCATCAATAATTATGGCCGCTTAGATGTGTTGGTCAACAACGCGGGCATCAACTACGATACCTGGCACAATGCCCTGAACGCAGATTTGGAAGAATGCCACGAAACCATCGAGGCCAACCTTTTCGGTCCCTGGCGTATGGCACAAGCTTTCGTCCCGATGATGCAGGCAAATGGCTTCGGTCGAGTCGTGAATGTCTCCAGTGGCGCCGGCGCCCTCAATGGTATGGACGGTGGTAAACCTGCCTATGCCATGTCAAAAGCCGCCCTCAATGTACTGACCATCAAACTGGCTCACCTTACAGCCAACGACAATATCCTCGTCAATGCCGTCTGCCCCGGCTGGGTACGCACCGACATGGGCGGCAAGGAAGCCACACGCTCTATCCCTGAAGGTGCCAAAGGCATCGTCTGGGCAGCTACCATCGCTGATGGTGGCCCCACCGGCGGCTTCTTCCGCGATGGGGAACGGATTGATTGGTAG
- a CDS encoding SufS family cysteine desulfurase, which translates to MSNIITAPALDIARIRADFPLLEGEMRGKPLVFLDSAASSQKPQQVLDALDYYYRHQNANVHRGVYELSQQATDAFELGRERARHFLNAGSTQEVIFVKGCTDGINLVASSFGRKFLREGDEVIISAMEHHSNIVPWQLACEYSGAILKVIPINDRGELIMEEYKKLLSERTKIVSIVHVSNALGTINPAKEIIDLAHERGIPVLLDGAQATPHMKVDVQALDVDFYTFSGHKVFGPTGIGILYGKKKWLDAMPPYQGGGEMIATVSFEKTTYNELPFKFEAGTPDISGAVGLGVALEYIEQIGQENISAHEQQLLEAATKQLLAIDGLRIVGTAENKASVISFLIEGTHPYDLGTILDKLGIAVRTGHHCTQPLMDRFEIPGTVRASFAVYNTMEDVDKLVAGVKRAANMLR; encoded by the coding sequence ATGTCTAACATCATCACCGCTCCGGCTTTAGATATCGCACGTATCCGTGCTGATTTCCCCCTTCTTGAAGGCGAGATGCGAGGCAAGCCACTGGTTTTTCTCGACAGTGCCGCTTCCAGTCAGAAGCCACAGCAGGTATTAGATGCTTTAGACTATTACTACCGCCATCAGAATGCCAACGTACATCGGGGTGTTTATGAACTGAGCCAACAAGCTACCGATGCTTTTGAGCTGGGCCGCGAACGGGCACGCCACTTCCTTAATGCAGGCAGTACCCAAGAGGTAATCTTTGTCAAGGGATGCACCGATGGCATCAATCTGGTTGCTTCTTCGTTTGGGCGCAAATTCCTACGGGAAGGAGACGAGGTGATTATCTCCGCGATGGAGCACCATTCGAACATCGTTCCCTGGCAGTTGGCCTGCGAATACAGTGGGGCCATCCTGAAAGTGATCCCCATCAACGATCGTGGAGAATTGATCATGGAGGAGTACAAAAAACTTCTCAGCGAGCGCACCAAAATCGTATCGATTGTCCACGTTTCCAATGCCTTGGGGACCATTAATCCTGCTAAAGAAATCATCGACTTGGCGCACGAACGTGGTATTCCGGTACTGCTGGACGGTGCCCAGGCTACGCCTCACATGAAGGTGGATGTACAGGCACTGGATGTAGATTTTTATACCTTTTCTGGTCATAAAGTCTTTGGACCTACAGGTATTGGTATCCTTTACGGCAAGAAAAAATGGTTGGATGCGATGCCTCCTTACCAGGGCGGTGGCGAGATGATTGCTACGGTTTCTTTTGAGAAAACCACCTACAACGAACTGCCCTTCAAATTTGAAGCAGGTACTCCCGATATTTCCGGGGCCGTAGGTTTGGGCGTAGCCCTGGAATACATCGAGCAGATCGGGCAAGAAAATATCAGCGCCCACGAGCAACAATTACTGGAGGCGGCAACAAAACAACTCCTGGCCATCGACGGTTTAAGGATTGTCGGTACCGCAGAAAACAAGGCCAGTGTGATCTCCTTCCTCATCGAAGGCACCCACCCCTACGATTTGGGGACGATCCTCGACAAGCTGGGCATTGCCGTTCGTACGGGCCACCACTGTACCCAGCCCCTGATGGATCGCTTCGAAATTCCAGGTACGGTACGGGCTTCTTTTGCGGTCTACAATACCATGGAAGACGTAGACAAACTCGTTGCTGGTGTGAAGCGGGCGGCGAATATGTTACGTTAA